The genomic window TTCGAGTAACGTAAAGCCATCTTGTGACAGAACTCAAGAGCATACCAATCGTACTTTTCCAAGTCTTGTGCAGTCTTCTTAAGCGGCCCAGCAGCATCACCATCCAGAAGAAACTGCGCTATGTGAGAACCCCTAAACACAGAAAACAACTTGCAGGGTAAGACAAACAGAAACCCAAGTTCAATGCTAGTTCTTGATCTCTTCCTCAATGACTGAAGTAATATGCTGAAGAATGGTAGCAAAAGAAAATATTACCTATGCTAGTGGTGTGTGTTACTTATTATGTGGCAAACAAAATTGTGTTATGTGTTTATGATGCCATAACGGCATAACAAAATAGAACAAAAGCTAAACTTGAGCATCAGAACGAACGATACCTAAAAACTGAGCTTGAAATGTTGACAGTTAAACCTACACCCATGTGGCCTAGATTTCTACACAGGAAAGAGAGGTATTTTGCAAATAGAACTAAACCTATTAGTCTGAGAAGCCCTGCATTATACATGGAAAAGAGAGGTACTTTACAAATAGAACTGAACATCAAGATCAGTACAACACATGGTCAAGTCAATGCAGTATCTGTCAATCCAATGATAGAAAATCTCTTCTTCCCTTAAAGAGTAAAAGACAAAATATTTACTATACAGGAATGTCTAGATTAAAGTTATTGTTGAGGACAAGGCCAAGCTGTCATACAAACAAAATGCTATGCAAACAATGAACAGTCCAAATGATGTCAGGACAAAATAGCAAATGTACACTGTAGTACGTAAATGGTGATACAACTGTGTGCAGAACTGTCGATTAAAGTGCAAGGAAAGAGGGTACTCACAACGCATATACACAAATTAATTACCCTTAGTAATAGGTATTACCTTCGGGCATCTATCTGGTTAAATCCTTTTTTGTTGTGCATGATAGTAGCTTTTTCTGCCTGTTCTTCCTGGGTCTGCTTTCGATAGAGGGCACAAACAGCTTTCAGGCGAAGTTCAGGGTATTCATCAAATGCTGATAGCATCTCTGGCTCAATCTTCCAATCCTTATTCTTGGCATTCCTTTTGCCGCGTATCCTACCCATAAGATCTTTATAAGTTTCCTCGTTGTCAGACTCTTCTGGTCCAGCAGAGGATTCTTCAACAGAATCAGCAGAGTTTTCTGAACAATCTGAATCATCTACTATAAAATTTTCCATATTATCATCCTCTTCTGAATCATCCTCGCTCTCTTCATGCTTCTTGGGTTCAAAAAACTCAAGTTCCCGACGTGTAGGTCGCATCCTCTTTGATTGACCTTTAGTTAACCGAGCCAAGCGCCTTGTTGCCGGAGTAGAACGCCCCTCCATCTGATATAATTCACCATCGTCATCCTCACTCTCAATCCCTGTCATAATTAGAGGTGAAACAGGTTTTTGATTAACCACACGAACACCCTCACTGCCATCCTCACTCTCACTGTCACTGACTCCACGCAATGCACGTTTCCTGCTGCTTGTAACACGCACCTCCCCTTCTCCATGCCCTTGACCATTCTCATCTTCATCCTCACTCTCACTGTCACTGATTACCCGTGTCGCTGCACGCTTCTTGCCTCGCGGCGTGCTCAGAACATCATCGTCATCCAGAATCAAATTGCCATCACACCGAACTCTCCCATGGTCTCGTCCACCACCTCCATCGGCGTCCTTAATCTCGTCTGCAACACCCCTCTTGCTGGTCACCACCCGCACCGCACACTTGCTAGGAGTCGGGACTGGAGGAACGCCCTCCTCCCCGCTCTCCCCGTTGTTGACACCCACAGCCATCCCCTCTTCCTCGCCGTCGCTGACCTCTATGACATCATTCATCGCATGCCCTCCAACGATGTCGCCTGACTTTTGCTTTTTTCCGCCGAGACCCTCCTCCAATCGACCAAAGGTTGGACCCTTTTTGCCTCTACGGTTCACCGCAACTCCCTCAGACATGGCCTTCCTCAAGCGCGCGTTCTCGGCTTCGAGGAGCAAGACCCTAGCCTCCAGGTCGGCGATGCGGGACGACTTGGCGGCGAGCTCGGCCTTGAGGGCGTCGACCTTCTTCGCAATCTCCGCGACGCccatctccggcggcggcgggccagGCCCCGACGATGTAACGGCTGAACCCTAGTGTCGAAGCGGCGGTGGAACCGTGGAAGGTAGTCGGCCTTGCTGCGTTTCTGTCCGGGAGGGATCTGTGTGGGGGGTGAGGGGAAGAGAGAGGCTTTGCGCTTTCTGGGCCAACGAAACGGGAAGTATAGGGAAGTCTAGGACGGATCAACTTCTCGTCTAGTTGGGCTTTGGGCCGAAGACATCAACAAGACGTGGTGTCAAATAGTTACTGCCGCCGGAtaagtcatatattgttctaaaagtactatattactccctccgtcccaaaataagtgtctcaacattAGTATAACttttgcagactaaggcatagcctagtgatGGGAAgggatgccttcccacccacctagGTTCAAGGCACCAATTATAATgtaggggttcccttacagtctttctgtcaaaaaaacattagtataactttgtactaaagttagtataaagttaagacacttattttaggatggAGAGAGTATATAAAAACGGATTTGCCTAAAAAACGATAAGTCATATTGCTCCACTAAAAATAAGCCATATTTTTTCCCAGAAGAAAAAAAGTCATCTTCTGATACGACCTTCCAATCTGTTCATAAGCAATCACAACAATACAGAGAACATCAGAGGTAACAAAAACGACAAGCATGTTCACCAATCATCTAGCAAAACTTGTCCCTTCATTGTCCCTTCATTGCGCTAGAGCGAGATGAAGGTTTGCCGCCTTCATTGTCCCTGCCTCTTGGACCGAGCAAAACTTGTGCTTAGACCAGGACTAGCACAACAGAGTAACAATCATCACTGGTAGAGAGAGTTCTAGATTGGAAGGATCAAACCTGTAAACACAAGAATGAAGATTAGATACGAATTGATCCATCGAAGACCATCACCAattgaatcccgtgagatccgacAAAGAATGATGTAGTTAAATTCGGCCATTACTAGGATCTTGATGGCGTCGTGGTATAACTAAGGTTTATTGTGTCGTTGGTAACATCTATCTTCAATGCCCCACAACCGGTTCAGTTAGATGAATGCCATGGTATGGTCTAGCCCGACTATGAGGACCTGCTGAGCCTTATCCTCATCGTGGGCCTACCCTGGAGGGATCCCGCCGTCTAATAccatctctacttctaatggagcagttggtagcctggtacggtttattttcgtctggaTTTTCTTTGTCCCACCACCAACCACCCTTGTTATGTTGGTTTTCTTATCTgccggtttatttttctctccactcttttattgcaaatcagcactttcctaacatacaaaagatcatggatctaactttcctaatttatccaaatcaaccgatccTTCCAATAATGCAATTTGTTTTAAGAAACAAATAATAGaatttcaggaaacaaataatctctactcttaatggagcagttggtagtctccgttccaaAAAAATTTCGTCCCACCTTCGTCTGGTTTTTCTTCATCCGCCTGCCTCCTCCACCGATCCAATTTGCGGTAACAAAAAAATCGACAACGATGCCGTAGCGATTTCCCTTCGCACGAACAAAAAATTGGGTGACGCCCAAGCCTCCCTAGCATGAAAAAACCCCAGACGAATCGCCCTGGGAGCAAGGACCCTTGCCACAGCCACCATCGCGGAAGTGTCGATGGAAACAACCCATCGCGACCCACGACTCAGCTAGGGTTCCTagcctgatgtagggtagaaccctagaggccgatctttcatgtttggagcggatccctacgaagaacacaaagaacacgaggaggggaacgcatgaaaaacacgagagaacactcaaccaacgagaataaagtcacacatgtgctagatcatcgaaacacaacggagtacaagatccaaatccaacacgGGACGATACATAGGTTAgtcggttcttctccatgaggaggtcttgaagagggtcttctccgaaaggaggtcttgaatccaacaaggatcttctccgaagaggtgtcggtccctcgcggtggagtagatccggatggatgagcaaagctctatctcagagtatgagctaaaccaatgctaagtctagaagagaggaggaggagtcatttatataggctagggggcgaaggggtacatggacctcagcccaacacgcgcacgCAGGTGGGGTACGGATGATCCGCGtgaggagccggatgatccgggctctgtccggatgaTCCGAGTGGTGGTCCGGATGAGCTGGTGATGCAGGCGGTGGTGGTGTAGGCCCAGAAgtccggatgggggtccggatgTCCTGATGATCCGGGTCGGTGTCTGGATGGTCTGGCTTCGGGGTCCAGCTTCGGGTGTCTTTGGGCGagttagccggatcatccggaccggggTCTGGATCGTTCGGGCtttgtccggatcgtccgggccctCGTCCGGATCGTTTGGCTAGCCTGGGACTTGGCggttttcctctccgtcttcacgcATGTCTTCCGCTTCGGGTTCTTCATGCTTCCTtgcttctccatggctaactccttggcaCCTGAGTATACaaagtgtctccgtttgaggtagtagcaaTGTCTCGTGTGATTCGAAAGagagttgtgagaggagtgatgtcacctcggtttcgagagctcttgcacgtgctctagtcataggtccaagtggtgttgtaggagatgtagatgcgtccatggggatgatcgtgggatgcttcgcatcatccccccccccccggggaaagatctgatgtaacgccccagattcgatgcgacAGGTGTCTcctagttattcgccatcgttgccatgtcatttgcttgcatgttgcatttttccatgtcctcatgtgcatctcattttgcatacgtgttcgtctcatgcatccgagcattttccctgttgtccgttttgcgatccgacactcctatgtcctctggcgtccccctcttgtctcttgttgtgagtgggtgttaaacattctcggaatggaccgaggtttgccaagcggacttggtataccaccggtagaccgcctgtcaagtttcgtgccatttggagttcgtctgatactccaacggttaaccgtgtaaaCCCGAAAGccccttttctcttgcagcccagcccctcttcaccacagcccatgagacCATCCAAAtgccctccatgctctcggtcgttcgatcacgatcgtgcgggcgaaaaccgcactccatttggagtcccctagcttcctctacctataaatatgtgttcccctccgaaaatcccgcagatgaaaccctagccccacgCCGCCTGACGCAACTtccccaccgacggacatgtccgctccaccgcgccgccgcccacgcccattcagcgcccgccacgtggcacccgcgccctccctccgccgccggcccgctcggcccggggcgggccctcccggcccatctaGCCGCGCCGCCGCGCCTTAGCCTCCCGCTCGCCCGCGaccccgccgccggccacctcgccgccgtGTGCCTCGCCGCCCGAGTCGCCTCGCCTCCCGCCGGAGCGaccgcgccgccccgtcgtccctCCGCCACCTCGGCTCCGCCAACCGCCGCCCTAGCCTCGCCGTCCCCTGCCGTCTCCGGCATCGCCCGCCATCCGCCGCCGCCTTGtccggcgccgccgcgccggatcGGCGCCGCTCCGCTGGTCCCCGCCGGATCCGCCCTCCTCCGACCCTCGCCGAGctcgccgccctccggccgccgcccgtcgctacctcctcgacgccgccggagctcctcctgACCCCGCGTCGCCCCGTCGCCGCCTCTCCAACTCCAGTTGCCGcccctccaactccggcgagccgTCGTCACCGGACCCGGACCCGTCCTCGATCTGGATCtggaggtggaccagatccaccagtgCAGCGATCCAAACACCCCGTCCCGAtgcggatccctccgtcccggaatATCCCTGTCCTGTTTTCTGCGAGGTctattttcttctaagtcccggTAATTTTACATTCTGGTGCCCACTTTGACCTGTCATATCTCCATGTCtatagctccgttttgcatgcataatatatcaaaatattcatTGAGAGATTCTCTTAATTTCATtatattgtgccatgcttgtttgagctcatcttgattcttgaatcatcattgcaatagtgctatatgatgttattctgctgaaactgttataacttggtgatttgtcatttttgttgcatttgatgtctgcatcctatgagcatgagctctacatgtgttttcaaCTATGATATgtcatatttacaggggtgccatccatgtatttttgtgagtcttgtagtgagtgcatcaagcttgttaagtgaggtacttgctgttactgttttgctaggctgaatctgttatttcgtgatgctatgtaaacctgctgctacaagtcattctatgcataatctggagatgttcactaaggatgttttgttatacacgtcatgctctatccatccattcccctgttgtcatttatagcctgttgtagcttgttgtaatcttgctccaaagttgttaaataatgttgctgtcagcctgttaacatgaagttcagttttgccatgagctttgctagtgatacgtgcaccctatgaacttgttcttgccgtgcttagcttcataaacatgtcatcttgctgttggtcaccttttcatgccatgtattgatctgtggtgagtggtacaagctcaccaacatgcctacttattgttgttcctgccatgtatgaatctgtcatatcatttgccatgtttgcatggatgctaccatgttttctgttgatctttggaattaggtcaataagggacttttgttctatgcaattagtaggttcatgccatgcctttggttgccataaTATGTTCTTgaagcatgttgtttgatagcactaaacattgtaacctgatgttatttctgttaagtctgaaactgttattatttgtgATCTTGCCATgactttttgagcatgttctagtgttttctggagatagctcagtgttcatgttttgtcatgctttacctgtaattcatgcccatgccttttgttatcatgttgagctGCCGTAGCATGTTGTTTAGATGTTTGCAAGATGCCtaattgctgttttggacagcttgtccttcttgtttcatgtgtatgtgttgaaccgttgctccgttttgagtgtgcttttatatgaaacttgcttagaattgcatgtagtttcatattatcatgttgcatccttgttttgagatgtttgcttgatgttcgaatgcattttgcatcaatgccatgtttgacttgttttgcttatatcttctaggctgtagctccgaattaaatgatatttatatgtaacttgactagaatctcgtgtagatcatcttggtgcatcttaactttctgtttaacaacttgaacatagtgtttattcagatctggaccaatttcgaaatttgcatatgaggacttaccggaattgttatatgttgtttccggcctcatttaaacttgctttgatgtgtttttTTTTGACCTTGGAGACTGCAGGGCTTGcaccccacagcattttattaaTGCAAAGAAAAACAAAGGTAGTATAAGGTATCCTCAAGCTGAGGAAGAAAAAAAGCAAAAGAAAGCTATACAAGTAGTGTTGTCCTAATATATACAAAAATACAAAAGAGAACAAAAACCATTCCCCTCAAGGAGGAAGGAAATCAATCCATCTAAGTAAGGCCTCCTTGTGCTTCTGTTTGATTCTATGGGAAAGCAGAGTGAGATCATGAATGAATCGATATCTCCATGCTCTGAAGGAAGGCTTGATGTTCCTGAAAGCTCTGTCATTTCTTACCTTCCAAATGTTCCACCAAGTAGTAAAAACCACCTCCGCAAAGAAAGGTTTGTTGAACTCCTTTCTAGCATGGAAGGCAATCTCCACCATGTCCTCACTATCTTTCCATTCAATCTGCAGATAGGTCCAGACGCGAGCACTGAAGTTGCACAGGAAGAAAAGGTGGTTTCTGTCCTCCAAAATCCCTGTTGGGCATAGAACACATTGTGGTCCCTCCTTAATCTTCCATTGCCTTCTCTGAATCATGTCCTTGGTGTTAACCCTGTCCATTATAACTAGCCAAGCAAACATCTTGATCGACATAGTACAGCAGCTCTTCCAAATCCAGCTCAAAATGGGGTTTGCTACCATTGGCTGGTAAGTAAAGTCATAAAACTTTTTTGCAGTATAAGAAGACTTTTTTCCATGCCTCCATTCCCAAGAGTCATGGCATCTATAGTCCAAATGGAAAGATCCCATTAGGGCCGAAAGCTGCTGAAATTCTTGATAAGCTTGCTCAGTGAGGGGCAAGTAAAAGAGATCTTGCAAGCTGCCAGTCATAAAGACTttacttgctttgatgtgttgctcttgtatgcatcatctcttgccatgagtagcttcctgtagccttgtcatgcatcatacttgactgagcatcatgtcttgtttatgtgtggtgtgtttaccatgttgtgtgcttcttctcgatagttcccgtttcgttgcgatcgtgaggattcgttcgtctatgcttggttcggcttcatccgttcatcttcttcatggactcgttcttcttctttgcgggatttcaggcaagatgaccgtcaccttggatctcattactatcattgctatgctagttgcttcgttctattgctatgctgcgctacctttcacatgttcatcaagcctcccaatttgccatgtcagcctctaactttttcacccttcctatcaaaccgttgcttggctatgttaccacttttgctcagcccctcttatagcgttgttagttgcaggtgaagttgaagattgctccatggtggacaggattatgttaggatatcataatatctcttatttaattattaatgcatctatatatttggtaaagggtggaaggctcggccttatgcctggtgatttgttccactcttgccgccctagtttccatcatatcggtattatgttcccagattttgcgtccctaacgcggttgggtgatttatgggaccccctcgacagttcgttttgaataaaacttctccagcaaggcccaaccttggttttaccatttgcctcaccaccacctacatttcccttgggagtaattaacccgagggtcatctttattttagctccCCCCCCTCGGGCCAATGCTTGTATAAGTGTTGGtacgaactgagtagactgcagggccccctcggggaaactcaaggtctggttttactcataggatgtctcatccggtgttgccctgagaacgagatatgtgcagctcctatcgggattgtcggcgcatcgggcggctttgctggtcttgttttaccattgtcgaaatgtcttgtaaccaggattccgaggctgatcgggtcttcccgggagaaggaatatccttcattgatcgcgagagcttatcatgggctaagttgggacacccctgcagggtataaactttcgaaagccgtgcccgcggttatgtggcagatgggaatttgttaatgtccgattgtagataacttgacgccagatccgaattaaaacgcatcaaccgtgtgtgtagctgtgatggtctcttttcggcggagtccgggaagtgaacatggttttgggttatgattgacgtaagtaggagttcaggatcacttcttgatcattgctagtttcatgaccgttctgtttgctctcttctcgctcttatttgcgtatgttagccaccatatatgcttagtcgctgctgcaacctcaccactttacccctttctttacccattaagctttgctagtcttgatacacatggtaatgggattgccgagtcctcgtggctcacatattactacaacaacagttgcaggtacaggttatgcgatgatcatgacgcgagagcgatgttacttgttttggagttctgcttctgcttcttctttgatcaggggataggttccaggtcgacagcctgggctagcagggtggatgtcgtttgagtttctatttgtgtttcatctgtagtcggatggtgctcttatgtaagatgatgttgtattcatgtggcattgtatgccttatgtatgtatccctatctattaggcaatgttgatgtaatgatatccaccttgcaaaagcgtttcaatatgcggttctatccttggtgggaccttcgagtctctttaggatagtatcgcatattgggcgtgacaagttggtatcagagcctcgaccgaccttaggagccccccttgtttgattgtgtagcttggccgttgttgagtctagaagaaaaccgttttcggagtctagttatatcggagagtaggaattctttttactcctcagccccttcgtcgctctggtgaggaatcttgatgtaggtgttttgaattactcctcttccctttcaaactttctttaggatcacgtagttggttttctgatcgttgttcctcagctctttttatccggtgcatttctcgtcaagttgactcgagcctcttcatctttgccaagttcaatcctcagttgttttctttccgatccacccacccttttcttctcggagccggagtctgtaatcgagtatccatcctactcgtgcgaagtctttgctttctttccttaatgttttcaaccggtgttttctcttcaagttattcgtcgtttctctcttccaagttgcctttgttttcccgccctcccaccctcttcttcccagagCTTGAGTCTGTaacgaccatcaatttcattcatgcagAGCTTTTTTAGTCTTCCCTCAGTTATTTCAACCGGTGatttctcttttgtttgacattcttcatctcttttccggtgcactcaattcaagtttttcgagttgatcacattcttttccttggattaAGTGTTTTCCCTATTTTTTTTTACCTCTCGCCAGTTTATTCATttcggagttcggaagacatctcaggagattcgtctgtgttccaattaattcaaggttatcacctcattcaaatatttcaagtgttccggtgcatcatctatcccttcaacaatccttttcaacggtgtttttcatttagtgggccctaacccacaggtcttttcccaggatcttacttgactcttctaattattccggagccattcctaattcttttcgagtttgacgtaagaatggatcccattagtcagatcttttccaagatcaatttcaaatcattttcattgttggctccacctcttcgcttttcattctcccggagtatctcagtaattttgctggtgtttctcgtcgttagttgaagaccgaagaagagtttttcctctaaatcttgtctgttctctcgaagtttcgtggttctagcttcatgttatcctctcaaattattccattcgtcagatattcttttctaaaccatccgaagtatttcaggagttgatttgtgtttcgtttcaccggaggttatcattctagaagaattcttcgtgctcacatttcagctactgttatccaattatcccggtgcttcgttcaagtgttctttaatcagctcatgatctctttgttcttttgcatctaaatcccctctagcatatttgttcttctaattcttcccggcgattcattctctttcattacTCATTTTCGATTTCTTACtatggtttgttcaagattctttttccttgattatcattttaattcattcgttcttttcaatcctacaggtggttcatgaagaccttctcaagtttgcaatatgtcacttctcaatccttttcaagaagaataagtaatatgcaaaatccatcttgtcatcaatttaatttgatgaaggttaagcatacaataaatcttattcttatttcatccaagtgagtaatcccttccttcggagtttgttcttgatgaataaattctagtttcaagtgttttcatcttttattttccgGAGTTTCAAGCTTCTCGCTTGTTCCGTCACGAAGCTCCATCTTAATCATCGCAAGGCCTTAATCTtattctttccatcattgaattttatctcgtcatccttttgttaccggagttcttcacggtggctcgGCATGATTTAATCcactcttcaagtgttcatcaagattcttgttcaaggagttctagtatcttccttcttgcatctcaaagt from Triticum aestivum cultivar Chinese Spring chromosome 3B, IWGSC CS RefSeq v2.1, whole genome shotgun sequence includes these protein-coding regions:
- the LOC123069277 gene encoding sarcoplasmic reticulum histidine-rich calcium-binding protein: MGVAEIAKKVDALKAELAAKSSRIADLEARVLLLEAENARLRKAMSEGVAVNRRGKKGPTFGRLEEGLGGKKQKSGDIVGGHAMNDVIEVSDGEEEGMAVGVNNGESGEEGVPPVPTPSKCAVRVVTSKRGVADEIKDADGGGGRDHGRVRCDGNLILDDDDVLSTPRGKKRAATRVISDSESEDEDENGQGHGEGEVRVTSSRKRALRGVSDSESEDGSEGVRVVNQKPVSPLIMTGIESEDDDGELYQMEGRSTPATRRLARLTKGQSKRMRPTRRELEFFEPKKHEESEDDSEEDDNMENFIVDDSDCSENSADSVEESSAGPEESDNEETYKDLMGRIRGKRNAKNKDWKIEPEMLSAFDEYPELRLKAVCALYRKQTQEEQAEKATIMHNKKGFNQIDARRGSHIAQFLLDGDAAGPLKKTAQDLEKYDWYALEFCHKMALRYSKQLFAIYQNKEDPYFP